The following are encoded together in the Populus trichocarpa isolate Nisqually-1 chromosome 5, P.trichocarpa_v4.1, whole genome shotgun sequence genome:
- the LOC7486597 gene encoding cryptochrome-1 isoform X1 — MSGGGCSIVWFRRDLRVEDNPALAAGVRAGAVVAVFVWAPEEEGHYYPGRVSRWWLKQSLAHLDSSLRSLGTSLVTKRSTDSVSSLLEVVKSTGATQLLFNHLYDPLSLVRDHRAKEILTAQGITVRSFNADLLYEPWDVNDAQGRPFTTFDTFWERCLSMPFDPEAPLLPPKRIISGDVSRCPSVTLVFEDESEKGSNALLARAWSPGWSNADRALTTFINGPLIEYSMNRRKADSATTSFLSPHLHFGEVSVRKVFHLVRIKQVLWANEGNRAGEESVNLFIKSIGLREYSRYLSFNHPCTHERPLLGHLKFFPWVVDEGYFKAWRQGRTGYPLVDAGMRELWAAGWLHDRIRVVVASFFVKVLQLPWRWGMKYFWDTLLDADLESDALGWQYITGTLPDSREFDRIDNPQFEGYKFDPNGEYVRRWLPELARLPTEWIHHPWNAPESVLQAAGIELGSNYPLPIVGIDAAKVRLEEALSEMWQQEAASRAAIENGTEEGLGDSSESAPFAFPEDIHMEENHEPVRNNPPATNRRYEDQMVPSMTSSFLRIEDEETSDVRNSTGDGRAEVPRDVNVNQEPRRDALNQGFVQTVRNNTALSPFNISRGLTNVEDSTAESSSSGRRERDGGIVPVWSPPTSSYSEQFVGDDNGIGATSSYLQRHPQSHQIINWRRLSQTG; from the exons ATGTCAGGAGGTGGGTGTAGTATAGTTTGGTTCAGAAGAGATCTAAGGGTAGAAGATAACCCGGCACTTGCAGCTGGTGTAAGAGCAGGTGCTGTTGTTGCTGTGTTTGTATGGGCACCCGAGGAGGAAGGCCATTATTATCCCGGTAGGGTCTCAAGGTGGTGGCTTAAACAAAGTTTGGCTCATCTTGACTCTTCTTTAAGGAGTCTTGGTACTTCTCTTGTTACTAAGAGATCAACTGATagtgtttcttctcttcttgAGGTTGTCAAATCTACCGGTGCTACTCAGCTTTTATTCAACCACTTATATG ACCCCTTGTCACTGGTTAGGGATCACCGGGCAAAGGAGATTTTGACTGCTCAAGGTATTACTGTAAGATCTTTTAACGCGGACTTGCTTTATGAACCATGGGATGTTAATGATGCCCAGGGCCGTCCGTTCACAACCTTTGACACTTTCTGGGAAAGATGCCTCAGCATGCCTTTTGATCCAGAGGCTCCACTTCTCCCGCCTAAGAGGATTATTTCGG GTGATGTATCCAGATGCCCTTCAGTCACGCTGGTATTTGAAGATGAATCAGAGAAAGGAAGCAATGCACTTCTTGCAAGAGCATGGTCACCTGGATGGAGCAATGCTGATAGGGCTTTGACCACTTTCATTAACGGACCACTAATTGAGTACTCTATGAATCGTAGAAAGGCTGATAGCGCCACAACCTCATTTCTCTCACCACACTTGCATTTTGGGGAGGTGAGTGTGAGAAAAGTCTTCCATCTTGTTCGCATCAAGCAGGTTCTGTGGGCAAATGAAGGGAACAGGGCCGGCGAAGAGAGTGTAAACTTGTTTATCAAGTCAATTGGTCTTAGGGAATATTCAAGATACTTGAGTTTCAACCATCCTTGCACTCATGAAAGGCCTCTTCTTGGGCACCTTAAGTTTTTCCCTTGGGTTGTGGACGAAGGCTATTTTAAGGCATGGAGACAAGGTAGAACAGGTTATCCATTAGTTGACGCTGGAATGAGAGAATTGTGGGCTGCTGGTTGGCTGCATGATCGTATACGTGTGGTAGTTGCTAGTTTCTTTGTGAAGGTTCTACAACTTCCATGGAGATGGGGAATGAAGTATTTTTGGGATACCCTATTGGATGCAGATTTAGAGAGCGATGCTCTTGGGTGGCAATACATAACCGGCACTCTCCCAGACAGCCGTGAGTTTGATCGCATAGATAATCCACAG TTTGAGGGTTACAAATTTGACCCGAATGGAGAATATGTACGCCGGTGGCTTCCTGAACTTGCTAGGCTACCAACTGAATGGATACACCACCCATGGAATGCACCTGAATCTGTACTCCAAGCTGCCGGAATTGAGCTGGGATCAAATTACCCTCTCCCTATTGTAGGGATAGATGCAGCAAAGGTCAGGTTGGAAGAAGCACTTTCAGAAATGTGGCAGCAAGAAGCTGCTTCAAGAGCTGCAATTGAGAATGGAACAGAGGAAGGGCTTGGAGACTCCTCTGAATCAGCCCCATTTGCCTTCCCCGAAGACATACATATGGAGGAAAACCATGAGCCTGTGAGAAACAATCCTCCTGCTACAAATCGTCGCTATGAGGATCAGATGGTCCCAAGCATGACATCTTCCTTTCTGAGAATTGAAGACGAAGAAACTTCTGATGTACGCAATTCTACAGGAGATGGCAGAGCAGAGGTGCCAAGAGATGTAAATGTGAATCAAGAACCAAGAAGAGACGCTTTGAACCAGGGGTTTGTTCAAACTGTTCGTAATAACACTGCTTTGTCACCATTTAATATTTCGAGAGGTCTGACAAATGTTGAAGACTCGACCGCAGAGTCTTCAAGTAGTGGTAGGAGAGAGAGGGATGGAGGTATAGTTCCAGTTTGGTCCCCTCCAACTTCTAGTTACTCAGAGCAGTTTGTTGGTGATGACAATGGAATTGGAGCAACTTCTTCTTACTTGCAGAGGCATCCACAGTCTCACCAGATAATCAATTGGAGGCGGCTATCTCAAACTGG gtaa
- the LOC7486597 gene encoding cryptochrome-1 isoform X2 — translation MSGGGCSIVWFRRDLRVEDNPALAAGVRAGAVVAVFVWAPEEEGHYYPGRVSRWWLKQSLAHLDSSLRSLGTSLVTKRSTDSVSSLLEVVKSTGATQLLFNHLYDPLSLVRDHRAKEILTAQGITVRSFNADLLYEPWDVNDAQGRPFTTFDTFWERCLSMPFDPEAPLLPPKRIISGDVSRCPSVTLVFEDESEKGSNALLARAWSPGWSNADRALTTFINGPLIEYSMNRRKADSATTSFLSPHLHFGEVSVRKVFHLVRIKQVLWANEGNRAGEESVNLFIKSIGLREYSRYLSFNHPCTHERPLLGHLKFFPWVVDEGYFKAWRQGRTGYPLVDAGMRELWAAGWLHDRIRVVVASFFVKVLQLPWRWGMKYFWDTLLDADLESDALGWQYITGTLPDSREFDRIDNPQFEGYKFDPNGEYVRRWLPELARLPTEWIHHPWNAPESVLQAAGIELGSNYPLPIVGIDAAKVRLEEALSEMWQQEAASRAAIENGTEEGLGDSSESAPFAFPEDIHMEENHEPVRNNPPATNRRYEDQMVPSMTSSFLRIEDEETSDVRNSTGDGRAEVPRDVNVNQEPRRDALNQGFVQTVRNNTALSPFNISRGLTNVEDSTAESSSSGRRERDGGIVPVWSPPTSSYSEQFVGDDNGIGATSSYLQRHPQSHQIINWRRLSQTG, via the exons ATGTCAGGAGGTGGGTGTAGTATAGTTTGGTTCAGAAGAGATCTAAGGGTAGAAGATAACCCGGCACTTGCAGCTGGTGTAAGAGCAGGTGCTGTTGTTGCTGTGTTTGTATGGGCACCCGAGGAGGAAGGCCATTATTATCCCGGTAGGGTCTCAAGGTGGTGGCTTAAACAAAGTTTGGCTCATCTTGACTCTTCTTTAAGGAGTCTTGGTACTTCTCTTGTTACTAAGAGATCAACTGATagtgtttcttctcttcttgAGGTTGTCAAATCTACCGGTGCTACTCAGCTTTTATTCAACCACTTATATG ACCCCTTGTCACTGGTTAGGGATCACCGGGCAAAGGAGATTTTGACTGCTCAAGGTATTACTGTAAGATCTTTTAACGCGGACTTGCTTTATGAACCATGGGATGTTAATGATGCCCAGGGCCGTCCGTTCACAACCTTTGACACTTTCTGGGAAAGATGCCTCAGCATGCCTTTTGATCCAGAGGCTCCACTTCTCCCGCCTAAGAGGATTATTTCGG GTGATGTATCCAGATGCCCTTCAGTCACGCTGGTATTTGAAGATGAATCAGAGAAAGGAAGCAATGCACTTCTTGCAAGAGCATGGTCACCTGGATGGAGCAATGCTGATAGGGCTTTGACCACTTTCATTAACGGACCACTAATTGAGTACTCTATGAATCGTAGAAAGGCTGATAGCGCCACAACCTCATTTCTCTCACCACACTTGCATTTTGGGGAGGTGAGTGTGAGAAAAGTCTTCCATCTTGTTCGCATCAAGCAGGTTCTGTGGGCAAATGAAGGGAACAGGGCCGGCGAAGAGAGTGTAAACTTGTTTATCAAGTCAATTGGTCTTAGGGAATATTCAAGATACTTGAGTTTCAACCATCCTTGCACTCATGAAAGGCCTCTTCTTGGGCACCTTAAGTTTTTCCCTTGGGTTGTGGACGAAGGCTATTTTAAGGCATGGAGACAAGGTAGAACAGGTTATCCATTAGTTGACGCTGGAATGAGAGAATTGTGGGCTGCTGGTTGGCTGCATGATCGTATACGTGTGGTAGTTGCTAGTTTCTTTGTGAAGGTTCTACAACTTCCATGGAGATGGGGAATGAAGTATTTTTGGGATACCCTATTGGATGCAGATTTAGAGAGCGATGCTCTTGGGTGGCAATACATAACCGGCACTCTCCCAGACAGCCGTGAGTTTGATCGCATAGATAATCCACAG TTTGAGGGTTACAAATTTGACCCGAATGGAGAATATGTACGCCGGTGGCTTCCTGAACTTGCTAGGCTACCAACTGAATGGATACACCACCCATGGAATGCACCTGAATCTGTACTCCAAGCTGCCGGAATTGAGCTGGGATCAAATTACCCTCTCCCTATTGTAGGGATAGATGCAGCAAAGGTCAGGTTGGAAGAAGCACTTTCAGAAATGTGGCAGCAAGAAGCTGCTTCAAGAGCTGCAATTGAGAATGGAACAGAGGAAGGGCTTGGAGACTCCTCTGAATCAGCCCCATTTGCCTTCCCCGAAGACATACATATGGAGGAAAACCATGAGCCTGTGAGAAACAATCCTCCTGCTACAAATCGTCGCTATGAGGATCAGATGGTCCCAAGCATGACATCTTCCTTTCTGAGAATTGAAGACGAAGAAACTTCTGATGTACGCAATTCTACAGGAGATGGCAGAGCAGAGGTGCCAAGAGATGTAAATGTGAATCAAGAACCAAGAAGAGACGCTTTGAACCAGGGGTTTGTTCAAACTGTTCGTAATAACACTGCTTTGTCACCATTTAATATTTCGAGAGGTCTGACAAATGTTGAAGACTCGACCGCAGAGTCTTCAAGTAGTGGTAGGAGAGAGAGGGATGGAGGTATAGTTCCAGTTTGGTCCCCTCCAACTTCTAGTTACTCAGAGCAGTTTGTTGGTGATGACAATGGAATTGGAGCAACTTCTTCTTACTTGCAGAGGCATCCACAGTCTCACCAGATAATCAATTGGAGGCGGCTATCTCAAACTGGGTAA